A DNA window from Vigna angularis cultivar LongXiaoDou No.4 chromosome 1, ASM1680809v1, whole genome shotgun sequence contains the following coding sequences:
- the LOC108333897 gene encoding F-box protein At1g61340: MALGFEGYSYTTALGRKRVVLLHNVEVLSPLKRTRSEKITFDSETSPLEALPLEILVKVLCGVDHEDLEQLVRVSKTVREATEIARKTNFEYRTPKKKTFAISVPYGVEGEEIEAPNAPLRKPKSKLIGKNLSSITMALFASPTKEDQ; the protein is encoded by the exons ATGGCATTAGGGTTTGAGGGTTATAGTTATACAACTGCCCTTGGAAGGAAGAGGGTCGTGTTATTACATAATGTGGAAGTTTTGTCTCCGTTGAAGAGAACGCGCAGCGAGAAAATCACCTTCGATTCTGAAACGTCTCCGCTTGAGGCCCTTCCTCTTGAGATTCTG GTGAAGGTGTTGTGCGGTGTGGATCATGAGGATTTGGAGCAACTTGTTCGTGTCTCAAAAACTGTCAGAGAAGCT ACTGAGATTGCTAGGAAGACGAATTTTGAGTACAGAACTCCTAAGAAGAAAACTTTTGCTATTTCTGTACCCTATGGTGTAGAGGGTGAGGAAATTGAAGCTCCTAATGCACCATTGAGGAAACCAAAGTCCAAGCTTATTGGTAAGAATCTGAGTAGCATCACAATGGCATTGTTTGCTTCACCTACCAAAGAAGACCAGTGA